One Mycolicibacterium pulveris genomic region harbors:
- a CDS encoding CaiB/BaiF CoA transferase family protein, which yields MTQSGAFDGIRVVELAQWVFVPVAGALLADWGADVIRVERLDGDPYRGLATQGIGTDRGGVNLSMALANRGKRSVALNLRDPGGLDVLHDLLASADVLLTSLRPGALDRLGLGADAVRERHPHLVYARGHGFGVRGPDADQPGYDSSAFWARGGVGHMLTPTERDYPISQRGAMGDRNGAMALAFGIAAALLKRTRTGTGSVVDVSLLATAMWMLSSDLLATLNGGEAQPVSGRGPMVNPLTATYRTKDGRHVQLMFLQGDRYWADFCRTVGRPELAGDPRFVDLAARRVNAAACVAELDAIFAERTLAQWKEVLANLDAPWAPIQTIAEVAEDPQVAANSYIGDVVTDDGTTYRLPSVPVQFDEHPPALRRAPEHGEHTEAVLEELGYDWDRIGALAERGVIP from the coding sequence ATGACGCAGAGTGGCGCATTTGACGGGATCCGGGTGGTCGAACTGGCCCAGTGGGTCTTCGTGCCCGTCGCCGGCGCCCTGCTCGCCGATTGGGGAGCCGACGTGATCAGGGTCGAGCGGCTCGACGGCGACCCGTACCGCGGGCTGGCCACCCAGGGCATCGGTACCGATCGCGGCGGCGTCAATCTGTCGATGGCGCTGGCGAATCGGGGCAAGCGGTCCGTCGCGCTCAACCTGCGTGACCCTGGCGGCCTCGATGTGCTGCACGATCTGCTGGCGTCGGCGGACGTGCTGCTCACCAGCCTTCGTCCCGGCGCGCTGGACCGCTTGGGCCTGGGCGCGGACGCGGTGCGCGAACGCCACCCCCACCTGGTGTACGCCCGCGGGCACGGCTTCGGTGTGCGTGGGCCCGACGCCGACCAGCCCGGTTACGACAGCTCGGCGTTCTGGGCGCGCGGCGGGGTCGGCCACATGCTCACCCCCACCGAACGCGACTACCCGATCAGCCAGCGCGGCGCCATGGGTGACCGCAACGGCGCCATGGCGCTGGCCTTCGGCATCGCCGCGGCCCTGCTCAAGCGCACCCGCACCGGCACGGGTTCGGTGGTGGACGTCTCGCTGCTGGCGACGGCGATGTGGATGCTGTCCTCGGATCTGCTGGCCACCCTCAACGGCGGTGAGGCGCAGCCGGTCTCGGGTCGCGGCCCGATGGTCAACCCGCTGACGGCCACCTACCGCACCAAGGACGGCAGGCATGTCCAGCTGATGTTCCTGCAGGGCGACCGGTACTGGGCCGACTTCTGCCGCACCGTCGGGCGGCCCGAACTCGCAGGCGATCCGCGGTTCGTCGATCTCGCCGCCCGGCGTGTCAACGCGGCCGCCTGCGTCGCCGAACTTGACGCGATCTTCGCCGAACGCACGCTGGCGCAGTGGAAGGAGGTGCTGGCGAACCTGGATGCGCCGTGGGCGCCGATCCAGACGATCGCCGAAGTCGCCGAGGACCCGCAGGTGGCCGCCAACTCCTACATCGGCGATGTGGTCACCGACGACGGCACGACCTACCGGTTGCCCAGCGTCCCTGTGCAATTCGACGAGCATCCGCCTGCGTTGCGGCGCGCGCCCGAACACGGCGAGCACACCGAGGCGGTGTTGGAGGAGCTGGGATATGACTGGGACCGCATCGGCGCGCTTGCCGAGCGGGGCGTGATTCCGTGA
- a CDS encoding mycofactocin-coupled SDR family oxidoreductase produces the protein MTGRVAGKVALITGAAKGQGRSHAVRLAQEGADIIAVDVCRHIEGTPEPGASPADLAETADLVKALDRRVVTAEVDVRDFDALKAAVDGAVEQLGRLDVVVANAGIGTPGAMLDEMDEPRWQQMLDVNLSGVWKSVKAAVPHIKAGGRGGSVILTSSVGGLKAYPHVGHYVTAKHGVVGLMRTFAVELGQFSIRVNSVHPTHVGTDLLLNESTYKAFRPDLDNPGPDDIKPICQMFHMLPIPWVESVDISNAVLFLASDESRYITGVPLPIDAGSCLK, from the coding sequence GTGACCGGACGGGTAGCGGGCAAGGTGGCCCTCATCACCGGCGCGGCGAAGGGCCAGGGTCGCAGTCACGCGGTCAGGCTGGCTCAGGAGGGCGCCGACATCATCGCCGTCGACGTCTGCCGCCACATCGAGGGCACGCCGGAACCGGGCGCCTCACCCGCCGACCTCGCCGAAACCGCCGACCTGGTCAAGGCGCTCGACCGGCGGGTGGTGACCGCGGAGGTGGACGTGCGGGACTTCGACGCGTTGAAAGCCGCGGTCGACGGCGCAGTGGAACAACTCGGCCGACTCGACGTCGTCGTCGCCAACGCCGGAATCGGCACGCCGGGCGCGATGCTCGACGAGATGGACGAACCGCGTTGGCAGCAGATGCTCGACGTCAACCTGTCCGGAGTGTGGAAATCGGTCAAGGCTGCGGTGCCGCACATCAAGGCCGGCGGCCGGGGCGGATCGGTGATCCTGACGAGCTCGGTGGGAGGCCTGAAAGCCTATCCGCACGTGGGCCATTACGTCACCGCCAAGCACGGCGTCGTCGGGCTGATGCGAACCTTCGCGGTCGAACTGGGGCAGTTTTCGATCCGCGTCAACTCCGTGCATCCGACCCATGTGGGCACCGACCTGCTGCTGAACGAGTCCACCTACAAGGCTTTCCGGCCCGACCTGGACAACCCGGGACCCGACGACATCAAGCCGATCTGCCAGATGTTTCACATGCTGCCGATTCCGTGGGTCGAGTCCGTCGACATCAGCAACGCCGTACTGTTTCTGGCATCCGACGAGTCCCGCTACATCACCGGCGTCCCGCTTCCGATCGACGCGGGCAGCTGCCTGAAGTAG
- a CDS encoding AMP-binding protein, with translation MVTPAHLPPGQGESVICSRDIPAALRTRYESEGWWTSDTLGDLLCAALQSRRDMVFRVHSTERPYAGTYGDVEQVARRLAAGLRARGVGPGDVVAFQLPNWMEAAATFWASALLGAVVVPIVHFYGRKELGHILGTARPRVFITATEFGRMKYHPDLCGDVPVVGVVGSRGQDNFEGLLAAQPMAGVAETDPSGPALIAFTSGTTRDPKGVVHSHQTLGCEIRQLAANHVHNPAGNLMALPVGHFIGMLGGLLCPVLEGVPVHLSDAWDPAAVLALMKNDGVGFGGGPTYFITSLLDHPEFTDEHLQYMPYLGLGGSAVPAAVTRRLTDLGLVVTRSYGSTEHPSITGSRPDAALDKRLYTDGNARPGVEIRIASDGEILSRGPDLCLGYLDNELTRRAFDDDGWYHTGDIGVLDEDGYLTITDRKADVIIRGGENVSAIEVEEVLLTMPQVAEAVVVAAPDQRFGERVVAVLRVRPGEAMPNREQVRAHFDAAGVARQKWPEELHQADDFPRTASGKVQKYLVRQQVQRTHTL, from the coding sequence ATGGTGACACCTGCCCATCTGCCACCTGGACAGGGAGAGTCGGTGATCTGCAGTCGCGACATCCCCGCCGCGCTGCGGACGCGCTATGAGTCCGAGGGCTGGTGGACCTCGGACACCCTCGGAGACCTGCTGTGCGCGGCCCTGCAGTCCCGGCGGGACATGGTGTTTCGCGTCCACTCCACCGAGCGGCCGTACGCGGGCACCTACGGCGACGTCGAACAGGTGGCTCGTCGGTTGGCGGCCGGGTTGCGGGCCCGCGGCGTCGGGCCGGGCGACGTGGTGGCGTTCCAGCTGCCGAACTGGATGGAAGCGGCCGCGACATTCTGGGCCTCGGCGCTGCTTGGCGCGGTCGTCGTGCCGATCGTGCACTTCTACGGCCGCAAGGAACTCGGCCATATTCTCGGTACCGCGCGGCCCCGAGTGTTCATCACCGCCACCGAGTTCGGGCGGATGAAGTACCACCCCGACCTGTGCGGCGACGTGCCGGTCGTCGGCGTGGTGGGTTCGCGCGGGCAGGACAACTTCGAGGGCCTGCTCGCCGCCCAGCCGATGGCGGGCGTCGCGGAGACCGATCCGTCGGGGCCGGCCCTGATCGCGTTCACCTCGGGCACCACCCGCGACCCCAAAGGCGTTGTGCACAGCCACCAGACCCTGGGATGCGAGATCCGCCAGCTCGCCGCCAACCACGTGCACAACCCGGCGGGCAACCTGATGGCGCTGCCGGTCGGGCACTTCATCGGCATGCTCGGCGGGCTGCTGTGCCCGGTGCTGGAAGGCGTGCCGGTGCATCTGTCCGACGCGTGGGACCCCGCGGCGGTGCTCGCGTTGATGAAGAACGACGGAGTCGGCTTCGGCGGTGGCCCAACGTATTTCATCACCAGCCTGCTGGACCATCCCGAGTTCACCGACGAACACCTGCAGTACATGCCCTACCTGGGCCTCGGGGGCTCGGCCGTGCCTGCGGCGGTCACCCGCCGGTTGACCGACCTGGGTCTGGTGGTCACCCGGTCCTACGGAAGCACCGAGCATCCGTCGATCACCGGTTCGCGACCCGACGCGGCACTGGACAAGCGGCTGTACACCGACGGAAACGCGCGGCCGGGGGTGGAGATCCGGATCGCTTCCGACGGCGAGATCCTTTCCCGCGGGCCGGATCTGTGCCTGGGCTACCTCGACAACGAGCTCACCAGGCGCGCGTTCGACGACGACGGCTGGTATCACACCGGCGACATCGGGGTGCTCGACGAGGACGGCTATCTGACCATCACCGACCGCAAGGCCGACGTCATCATCCGCGGCGGCGAGAACGTCTCCGCCATCGAGGTGGAGGAGGTGCTGCTGACGATGCCGCAGGTGGCCGAGGCCGTCGTGGTGGCGGCACCCGATCAACGGTTCGGTGAGCGGGTCGTCGCCGTGCTCAGGGTCAGGCCGGGGGAGGCGATGCCGAACCGCGAGCAGGTGCGGGCCCACTTCGACGCCGCGGGGGTGGCGCGGCAGAAATGGCCCGAAGAGCTGCATCAGGCCGACGACTTCCCCCGCACGGCCAGCGGCAAGGTTCAGAAATACCTTGTGCGCCAGCAGGTTCAACGTACCCACACACTGTGA